The Malus sylvestris chromosome 8, drMalSylv7.2, whole genome shotgun sequence genomic interval ACAAAAGAACTAACTCGACTCTTCCTATGGATTCAACAACAACTTTGCTCCCATTTCCTACATAGACATTGTAAACTTCATTGTTTATCTCCCTTGTTTTTGAGAATCCCTGCAAGGAATTAGTTATATGAATGGAGCACCCAGTGTCAAACCACTAACTTTGAGGGGGAATAAAAACTAAATTTGACTCAACACATACAAAAACATTTATGATTTTACCTTTAGTGACAAGCCAATTTTTGAATCCAATGCAATTCTTTCTTAAATGACCTGTCTCTTTGCAAAAATaacattcattttctttctcaatCTCGGCATTAACAGGCTTAATTTTGTGAGATCCTTTAAAGGGGTTAGcacttttaaatgaagaaaagttttctttctttttcttcttaccAGCAGGTATGGTTGAACCAAAAGTAGAGTCTCTTTTGCGTTTTTCAGCTTGAACAAAATTCACATCCACAGCCTTGTCCTTTTTGAGCCGATCTTCTTCTTGAGCACACATTGAAATTAGTTCATCGATACCCCATTTATCCTTTTGAGTGTTATATGAGACTTTGAGCTGCCCATATTTAGGAGGTAAGGAATTTAAAGCCATGTGAACTAAAAATTGGTCAGTCATAGGTACCTCAAGATCCTTCAGTTTCTGGGCAAGATCAACCATTTTCAATATGTGCTCTCTGACACTTCCCACACCATCATACTTCATTGATGTGATCTGTGTGAGGAAAGTCCCAGTTTCTGCCTTTGTTGACTCCTTGAACTTTTCTCCTACTGCAGCCAAGAATTCCCTTGCATTGTCAGTCTTAGGTATTCCCCCTTTAACTGACTGAGCCATTGCTTTCTTCATGATCATCATGGCCATTCGATTCGCCCTCTCCCATTTTTCAAACTTCATCTTTTCATCTGCAGTACTCTCAGC includes:
- the LOC126633432 gene encoding uncharacterized protein LOC126633432 isoform X2, producing MAAASASAPHMTSLNFNNIETLIGSNFKKWKEDVEIVLGLMDLDLALREEKPKAITAESTADEKMKFEKWERANRMAMMIMKKAMAQSVKGGIPKTDNAREFLAAVGEKFKESTKAETGTFLTQITSMKYDGVGSVREHILKMVDLAQKLKDLEVPMTDQFLVHMALNSLPPKYGQLKVSYNTQKDKWGIDELISMCAQEEDRLKKDKAVDVNFVQAEKRKRDSTFGSTIPAGKKKKKENFSSFKSANPFKGSHKIKPVNAEIEKENECYFCKETGHLRKNCIGFKNWLVTKGILKNKGDKQ
- the LOC126633432 gene encoding uncharacterized protein LOC126633432 isoform X1, with product MAAASASAPHMTSLNFNNIETLIGSNFKKWKEDVEIVLGLMDLDLALREEKPKAITAESTADEKMKFEKWERANRMAMMIMKKAMAQSVKGGIPKTDNAREFLAAVGEKFKESTKAETGTFLTQITSMKYDGVGSVREHILKMVDLAQKLKDLEVPMTDQFLVHMALNSLPPKYGQLKVSYNTQKDKWGIDELISMCAQEEDRLKKDKAVDVNFVQAEKRKRDSTFGSTIPAGKKKKKENFSSFKSANPFKGSHKIKPVNAEIEKENECYFCKETGHLRKNCIGFKNWLVTKGKIINVFVCVESNLVFIPPQS